The following coding sequences are from one Coffea arabica cultivar ET-39 chromosome 11e, Coffea Arabica ET-39 HiFi, whole genome shotgun sequence window:
- the LOC140021680 gene encoding uncharacterized protein: MVEEIIRLLYFATVFSFPRRPDFWATRSERERCLAYTNVNDSNAREVVSEMDLTLISMLGSLLISRPVNWTLSHQNALQLCVKHARLWLAKSDQPIGSNPYLTYSGLREKLNKIMASDYFTTTPEMKAPVEVAAAAGSYGSFQVPAHGSVMPVQVEGSVVQYQQKEEETANAEEDESYDNQLSPAEEFHQGETENYSELPVQNEPTTHQAQNLQEYEPKEQNYAPRRSYPNYRGGRTVGASGRRGYANGRGGRGRGGAYQNGRNQHYDQPGTYYPRNNYYRGRGGRGFNGNYNYHASQAGYVVADS, from the exons atggTTGAGGAAATTATAAGGCTGTTGTACTTTGCGACGGTGTTTAGCTTTCCGCGTAGACCTGATTTTTGGGCAACTAGGAGTGAGAGGGAGCGATGTTTGGCATATACTAATGTCAATGACAGTAATGCGCGGGAGGTTGTTAGTGAGATGGATCTAACCCTCATATCTATGCTTGGGAGCCTGCTAATATCAAGGCCTGTGAATTGGACTTTGTCCCATCAGAATGCACTGCAACTGTGCGTTAAGCATGCCAGGCTCTGGCTTGCTAAGTCTGATCAGCCCATTGGATCTAACCCTTATTTGACAT ATTCTGGATTGAGGGAGAAACTAAACAAGATCATGGCATCAGACTATTTCACTACAACACCAGAGATGAAGGCTCCTGTTGAGGTGGCAGCTGCTGCTGGCAGCTATGGTTCCTTTCAAGTGCCAGCGCATGGATCTGTCATGCCAGTCCAAGTCGAAGGTTCTGTGGTGCAGTATCAACAGAAG GAAGAAGAGACAGCAAATGCTGAAGAAGATGAATCATATGATAATCAGTTGAGCCCTGCAGAAGAATTTCATCAG GGGGAGACTGAAAACTATTCTGAACTTCCCGTACAAAATGAGCCCACCACACATCAAGCACAAAATTTGCAGGAGTATGAGCCCAAGGAGCAAAATTATGCTCCTCGAAGATCGTATCCAAATTACAGAGGTGGTCGTACTGTGGGTGCAAGCGGCCGTAGGGGATATGCTAATGGCCGTGGAGGGCGCGGCAGGGGAGGGGCCTATCAGAATGGCCGCAACCAGCACTATGACCAGCCTGGTACTTACTATCCCAGGAACAACTATTACAGAGGAAGAGGGGGTAGGGGTTTCAATGGGAACTACAACTATCATGCCAGTCAAGCTGGCTATGTTGTAGCAGATTCATGA